From Aerosticca soli, a single genomic window includes:
- a CDS encoding RNA pyrophosphohydrolase: MIDVDGYRPNVGIVLVNDEGRLFWARRISRDGWQFPQGGMRSDETPLEAMYRELEEETGLGAGHVQVLASTPGWLRYRLPGRCVRHHQRPTCIGQKQVWFLLRLLESERAVRLDASDKPEFDLWRWVDFWYPAKHVVSFKRGVYERALRHFAPVVESRLQVRLEAPAGTTRRDDGCAAA, translated from the coding sequence ATGATCGACGTCGATGGCTATCGCCCGAATGTGGGCATCGTCCTTGTCAACGATGAGGGGCGTCTGTTCTGGGCCCGGCGCATCAGTCGCGACGGCTGGCAGTTTCCCCAGGGCGGCATGCGCAGCGACGAGACGCCGCTCGAGGCGATGTATCGCGAGCTCGAGGAGGAAACCGGCCTCGGCGCCGGCCACGTGCAGGTGCTGGCCAGCACGCCCGGCTGGCTGCGCTACCGGTTGCCCGGCCGCTGCGTGCGCCACCACCAGCGGCCGACCTGCATCGGCCAGAAACAGGTCTGGTTCCTGCTGCGCCTGCTCGAAAGCGAACGGGCGGTCCGCCTGGATGCCAGCGACAAGCCCGAGTTCGACCTCTGGCGCTGGGTCGACTTCTGGTACCCGGCCAAGCACGTGGTGAGTTTCAAGCGCGGCGTCTACGAGCGTGCCCTGCGCCACTTCGCGCCGGTGGTGGAATCCCGCCTGCAAGTGCGGCTGGAGGCACCCGCCGGCACCACACGCCGCGACGACGGCTGCGCGGCGGCCTGA
- a CDS encoding beta-lactamase induction protein has protein sequence MAILLLAALIALGLLHVWPPLALGRHDAPWRRWVGQFADTDGWARLVLTLLPWLAPCVLIQWLLGRLPFGDLLHLLFDVLVLLYAFGPRPFEADLDALLGATDPASRELLAQRLAMPGETLRWQAQDVCKAAVFAALRRRFGVLLWFFVLGPCGALLYRLAQALGRDGTLALDSATALAARRLANALDWLPAQLMVFTLALVGHWDAVLGAWRRWRQGTLPGDWYRRDPDFLGAAACADIHVEIEAGDGYAEELADPRLELLRLRAALHRALLAWLSVVALMVLGGWIA, from the coding sequence ATGGCCATCCTCCTGCTCGCCGCCCTGATCGCCCTCGGCCTGCTGCACGTATGGCCGCCGTTGGCTCTCGGCCGTCACGATGCGCCGTGGCGGCGCTGGGTGGGCCAATTTGCCGACACCGACGGCTGGGCGCGCCTCGTGCTGACCCTGCTGCCCTGGCTGGCGCCGTGCGTGCTGATCCAATGGCTGCTGGGACGGCTGCCCTTCGGCGACCTGCTGCATCTGCTCTTCGACGTGCTGGTGCTGCTGTATGCGTTCGGGCCGCGTCCGTTCGAGGCCGATCTCGATGCACTGCTCGGCGCCACCGATCCGGCCAGCCGCGAGCTCCTGGCGCAACGGCTGGCAATGCCCGGGGAGACCTTGCGCTGGCAGGCGCAGGACGTGTGCAAGGCGGCCGTGTTCGCCGCGCTCCGGCGGCGCTTCGGTGTGCTGCTGTGGTTTTTCGTGCTGGGTCCGTGCGGCGCCCTGCTCTACCGGCTGGCGCAGGCCCTGGGCCGCGATGGCACCCTAGCGCTGGATTCGGCCACGGCGCTCGCCGCGCGGCGGCTGGCCAATGCGCTGGACTGGCTGCCGGCGCAGCTCATGGTGTTCACCCTGGCGCTGGTCGGGCATTGGGACGCGGTGCTCGGCGCATGGCGGCGCTGGCGTCAGGGCACGCTGCCCGGCGACTGGTACCGGCGCGACCCGGACTTCCTGGGCGCCGCCGCCTGCGCGGACATCCACGTGGAGATCGAGGCGGGCGACGGCTACGCGGAGGAACTGGCCGATCCGCGGCTCGAGCTGCTGCGGCTGCGCGCCGCCCTGCACCGCGCCCTGCTGGCCTGGCTCAGCGTCGTGGCGCTGATGGTGCTCGGCGGCTGGATCGCCTGA
- the erpA gene encoding iron-sulfur cluster insertion protein ErpA — translation METIASVPDYRTAEAPLVFTAAAARKVHELIEEEGNPELKLRVYITGGGCSGFQYGFTFDEAQAEDDLALSRDGVTLLVDPLSLQYLAGAEIDYAENFSGAQFVIRNPNARTTCGCGSSFSV, via the coding sequence ATGGAAACCATCGCATCCGTTCCCGATTACCGTACCGCCGAGGCGCCGCTGGTGTTCACCGCGGCCGCCGCGCGCAAGGTCCACGAACTCATCGAGGAAGAAGGCAACCCCGAGCTCAAGCTGCGCGTGTACATCACCGGCGGCGGCTGCTCGGGTTTCCAGTACGGTTTCACCTTCGATGAGGCGCAGGCCGAGGACGACCTGGCCTTGAGCCGCGACGGCGTCACCCTGCTGGTCGATCCGCTGTCGCTGCAGTACCTCGCCGGCGCCGAGATCGACTACGCCGAGAACTTTTCCGGCGCCCAGTTCGTGATCCGCAATCCCAACGCGCGCACCACCTGCGGCTGCGGCTCGTCGTTCTCGGTCTGA
- the tal gene encoding transaldolase, which translates to MSDHTRSLYALGQSLWLDNITRGMLHAGTLEDYRDRLAVTGLTSNPTIFENAIRDSDDYDATIRAAGRGADPEKVFFDLAIEDLRQAAEVFAPVHARTDGVDGWVSLEVSPLLANDARGTIEQALALHRRAGIANLYIKVPGTPAGTQAIEELTYRGVPVNVTLLFSPRQYEAAAAAYLKGLERRLDEGLPLGVSSVASVFISRWDVKVAKAVPEELHNRLGLAVAGSVYARYRALLAGPRLQRLMNAGARPQRLLWASTGTKDPAASDTLYVDNLVAPLTINTMPEKTLLAAADHARPGPLLEADDSAARAMQARFAERGLQVDELAETLQEEGAASFVKSWNGLRDTIRQRLEQVA; encoded by the coding sequence ATGTCAGATCACACCCGCAGTTTGTATGCATTGGGCCAGAGCCTGTGGCTCGACAACATCACCCGCGGCATGCTCCATGCCGGCACGCTCGAGGATTACCGCGACCGGCTGGCGGTCACCGGTCTCACGTCCAACCCGACCATCTTCGAGAACGCCATCCGGGACAGTGACGATTACGACGCCACCATCCGCGCCGCCGGACGCGGCGCCGATCCGGAAAAGGTGTTTTTCGACCTCGCCATCGAGGACCTGCGCCAGGCCGCCGAGGTGTTCGCCCCCGTCCACGCGCGCACCGACGGGGTGGACGGCTGGGTGTCGCTGGAGGTCTCGCCGCTGCTGGCCAACGATGCACGCGGCACCATCGAGCAGGCGCTCGCCCTGCATCGGCGCGCGGGCATCGCCAACCTCTACATCAAGGTGCCGGGCACGCCCGCGGGCACGCAGGCGATCGAGGAGCTGACCTACCGCGGCGTGCCGGTCAACGTCACCCTGCTGTTCTCGCCACGCCAGTACGAGGCCGCCGCCGCGGCCTATCTCAAAGGCCTGGAGCGGCGACTGGACGAGGGCCTTCCGCTCGGCGTGTCCTCGGTGGCTTCGGTGTTCATCAGCCGTTGGGACGTCAAGGTGGCCAAGGCGGTGCCCGAGGAACTGCACAACCGGCTCGGCCTGGCGGTGGCCGGCAGCGTCTACGCGCGCTACCGCGCGCTCCTGGCCGGTCCGCGCCTGCAGCGGCTGATGAACGCCGGCGCGCGGCCGCAGCGGCTGCTGTGGGCCAGCACCGGCACCAAGGATCCGGCGGCCAGCGACACGCTGTACGTCGACAACCTCGTCGCGCCGCTCACCATCAACACGATGCCGGAAAAGACCCTGCTCGCGGCGGCCGACCATGCACGCCCGGGGCCGTTGCTGGAGGCCGACGACAGTGCCGCCCGCGCCATGCAGGCGCGCTTCGCCGAACGCGGACTGCAGGTGGACGAACTGGCCGAGACCTTGCAGGAAGAAGGCGCCGCGAGTTTCGTCAAGTCGTGGAACGGCCTGCGCGACACCATCCGCCAGCGTCTGGAGCAGGTGGCATGA
- the nudC gene encoding NAD(+) diphosphatase: MARDATPNVFAGLSRVFDRAAERREDEAWVAAQIAAPAALFLPVDAGGRTWLRADGSGLRWLDNAERLAWLPDRPVSLLGLLAGQPFFLLTLDEARDAERLDATLGGRRADLREAGLTLSAAEAALFAYAKGLAHWQRETRHCSLCGAPLVLVASGHRARCTAAACARLHFPRTDAAIIVLVEHEGACLLGRQPGWPPGRYSTLAGFVEPGESLEDAVRREVAEEAGVTVDDVQYHSSQPWPMPASLMVGFKATAVDRGIQLRDGELEDARWFTPQVLLEGLAAGSFVPPMRLSVAYRLIADWLYARAGIELERLLPR, from the coding sequence ATGGCCCGCGACGCGACCCCCAACGTCTTCGCCGGGCTGTCCCGCGTGTTCGACCGCGCCGCCGAACGGCGCGAGGACGAAGCCTGGGTGGCCGCGCAGATCGCCGCGCCCGCGGCGCTGTTTTTGCCGGTGGATGCCGGCGGCCGGACCTGGCTGCGCGCCGACGGCAGCGGCCTGCGCTGGCTGGACAACGCCGAGCGCCTGGCCTGGTTGCCGGACCGTCCGGTCAGCCTGCTTGGCCTGCTGGCCGGCCAGCCGTTTTTTCTGCTGACCCTGGACGAGGCCCGCGACGCGGAGCGGCTGGACGCCACGCTCGGCGGTCGTCGCGCGGACCTGCGCGAGGCCGGGCTCACCCTGTCGGCCGCCGAGGCCGCGCTCTTCGCCTACGCCAAGGGCCTGGCCCACTGGCAGCGCGAGACACGCCATTGCAGCCTGTGCGGCGCGCCGCTCGTGCTCGTCGCCAGCGGCCATCGCGCCCGCTGCACCGCCGCCGCTTGCGCCCGGCTGCACTTCCCGCGTACCGATGCGGCGATCATCGTGCTGGTCGAGCACGAGGGAGCCTGCCTGCTCGGTCGCCAGCCGGGCTGGCCGCCAGGACGCTATTCCACCCTGGCCGGTTTCGTCGAGCCGGGCGAATCGCTGGAGGATGCAGTGCGTCGCGAGGTGGCCGAGGAAGCCGGCGTGACCGTGGACGACGTGCAGTACCACTCCTCGCAGCCCTGGCCGATGCCGGCCTCGCTGATGGTCGGCTTCAAGGCCACGGCGGTCGACCGCGGCATCCAGCTGCGCGACGGCGAGCTGGAAGATGCGCGCTGGTTCACCCCGCAGGTGCTGCTCGAGGGCCTGGCTGCCGGCAGCTTCGTGCCGCCGATGCGGCTTTCGGTGGCCTACCGGCTGATCGCCGACTGGCTGTACGCACGCGCCGGCATCGAACTGGAACGGCTGCTTCCGCGCTGA
- a CDS encoding (2Fe-2S)-binding protein: MYICLCRAVTDRDIRRAVDEGARSFAQLQERTGCSTCCGCCSADARACLDEALEQTAAPAFPAVLWASA, translated from the coding sequence ATGTACATCTGCCTGTGCCGCGCGGTCACCGACCGCGACATCCGACGCGCCGTCGATGAAGGCGCCCGCTCCTTCGCGCAGCTGCAGGAACGCACCGGCTGTTCCACCTGTTGCGGCTGCTGCAGCGCGGACGCGCGCGCCTGTCTGGACGAGGCGCTGGAGCAAACCGCCGCGCCGGCTTTCCCGGCCGTCCTCTGGGCGAGCGCCTGA
- the bfr gene encoding bacterioferritin: protein MQGDARLIEHLNKVLYNELTAINQYFLHSRMCKNWGYPRLAKREYEESIEEMRHADRLIERILFLEGLPNLQTLGKLRIGEHPLECLQGDLDLELASTADLRAAIGHAESISDYVSRDLLKDILHDEEEHIDWLETQLAVSRTIGVERYLQSQLDD, encoded by the coding sequence ATGCAAGGCGACGCCCGACTGATCGAGCATCTCAACAAGGTGCTCTACAACGAACTCACCGCGATCAACCAGTACTTCCTGCACAGCCGCATGTGCAAGAACTGGGGCTACCCCAGACTCGCCAAGCGCGAGTACGAGGAGTCCATCGAGGAGATGAGACACGCCGACCGGCTGATCGAGCGCATCCTGTTCCTGGAGGGCCTGCCCAATCTGCAGACCCTGGGCAAGCTGCGCATCGGCGAGCACCCGCTGGAGTGTCTCCAGGGCGATCTGGACCTCGAGCTGGCCTCGACGGCGGACCTGCGCGCGGCCATCGGTCATGCCGAGAGCATTTCCGACTACGTCAGCCGCGATCTGCTCAAGGACATCCTGCACGATGAGGAAGAACACATCGACTGGCTGGAGACCCAGCTCGCGGTGAGCCGCACGATCGGCGTCGAACGCTATCTGCAGAGCCAGCTCGACGACTGA
- the pgi gene encoding glucose-6-phosphate isomerase, whose translation MSALRESPAWRALAEHQPGVAQLHLRELFARDPDRARRFSAEAAGWRLDYSKHRITDETLERLFALARERGLEARRDAMFAGEKINTTEHRAVLHVALRAPADAVILVDGENVVPQVHAVLERMAACAEQIRAGAWLGYSGLPIRNIVNIGIGGSDLGPVMAYEALRHYSERGLRVRFVSNVDGTDFAETVRDLVPAETLFIVSSKTFTTLETMTNARTAREWLLAAAEDEQAVRRHFLAVSTNEAAVNAFGIPTEQMFGFWDWVGGRYSMDSAIGLSTMIAIGPQAFREMLAGFHAMDEHFRTAPLERNLPVIMGLLSVWYADFFGAGTVAVLPYEQYLKRFPAYLQQLTMESNGKHVTLAGEGVDYPTSPVFWGEPGTNGQHSFYQLIHQGTWLIPCDFIAFAQTLNPLGRHHDLLIANVIAQAEALARGKTLDEVLAEGAPPELAPHKVFEGNRPSSLLLAERLTPATLGALVALYEHSVFTQAAIWDINAFDQWGVELGKQLALRVAEEIRTTDAELAHDASTNAAIAWYREQRGRAKTPSRRILVLDVGGNHVKVRLSDGEEGFKLDSGPDFTPEQLLAAVRRHVPDEAFDLVSIGVPAPVVRGRIVREPHNLGKGWKDFDFARAFGRPVKLVNDAAMQALGSYEGGRMLFLGLGTGLGSTLIVDGSVQPLELAHMPYRKHSFEHYVGDRARERYGLKKWRARVFAVVEALRDGLEPDYVVLGGGNVKYLDELPEGVRRGDNARAFVGGVRLWEIAA comes from the coding sequence ATGAGCGCCCTGCGTGAGAGTCCCGCCTGGCGGGCGCTGGCCGAGCACCAGCCGGGCGTGGCGCAGCTGCATCTGCGCGAACTCTTCGCCCGCGACCCGGATCGCGCCCGCCGCTTCAGCGCCGAGGCGGCCGGCTGGCGGCTGGATTATTCCAAGCACCGCATCACCGACGAGACCCTCGAGCGGCTGTTCGCGCTGGCCCGCGAGCGCGGCCTCGAGGCCCGCCGCGACGCCATGTTCGCCGGCGAGAAGATCAACACCACCGAGCATCGTGCCGTCCTCCACGTCGCCCTGCGTGCGCCGGCCGACGCGGTGATCCTGGTCGATGGCGAGAACGTGGTGCCGCAGGTGCACGCGGTGCTCGAGCGCATGGCCGCCTGCGCCGAGCAGATCCGCGCCGGCGCCTGGCTGGGCTACAGCGGTCTGCCGATCCGCAACATCGTCAATATCGGCATCGGCGGCTCGGATCTCGGCCCGGTGATGGCCTACGAGGCGCTGCGCCACTACAGCGAGCGCGGCCTGCGCGTGCGCTTCGTCTCCAACGTCGACGGCACCGACTTTGCCGAGACCGTGCGTGATCTGGTGCCGGCCGAGACGCTGTTCATCGTCTCCTCCAAGACCTTCACCACGCTGGAGACGATGACCAACGCGCGCACCGCGCGCGAATGGCTCTTGGCTGCCGCCGAGGACGAGCAGGCGGTGCGCCGGCATTTCCTGGCCGTGTCCACCAACGAGGCGGCGGTCAATGCCTTCGGCATTCCCACCGAGCAGATGTTCGGCTTCTGGGACTGGGTGGGCGGCCGCTATTCGATGGACTCGGCGATCGGCCTGTCGACCATGATCGCGATCGGCCCGCAGGCCTTCCGCGAGATGCTGGCCGGCTTCCATGCGATGGACGAGCATTTCCGCACGGCCCCGCTGGAGCGGAACCTGCCCGTCATCATGGGCCTGCTCAGCGTCTGGTATGCCGACTTCTTCGGCGCCGGCACGGTGGCGGTGCTGCCCTACGAGCAGTACCTCAAGCGCTTCCCCGCGTATCTCCAGCAGCTCACCATGGAGTCCAACGGCAAGCACGTGACGCTCGCCGGCGAAGGGGTGGACTACCCGACCTCGCCGGTGTTCTGGGGCGAGCCGGGCACCAACGGCCAGCATTCGTTCTACCAGTTGATCCATCAGGGTACCTGGCTCATTCCCTGCGATTTCATCGCCTTCGCGCAGACGCTCAACCCGCTCGGCCGTCACCACGACCTTTTGATCGCCAACGTGATCGCCCAGGCCGAGGCCCTGGCCCGCGGCAAGACGCTGGATGAGGTCCTCGCCGAGGGCGCGCCGCCGGAACTGGCTCCGCACAAGGTGTTCGAAGGCAACCGGCCGTCCAGCCTGCTGCTTGCCGAGCGGCTGACGCCGGCGACGCTCGGCGCCCTGGTCGCGCTGTACGAACACAGCGTGTTCACCCAGGCGGCCATCTGGGACATCAATGCCTTCGACCAGTGGGGCGTGGAACTCGGCAAGCAGCTGGCGCTGCGCGTGGCCGAGGAGATCCGCACGACGGACGCCGAACTGGCGCACGATGCATCCACCAACGCGGCGATCGCCTGGTATCGCGAGCAGCGGGGCCGGGCGAAGACGCCCAGTCGGCGCATCCTGGTCCTCGACGTCGGCGGTAACCACGTCAAAGTGCGACTCAGCGACGGCGAGGAAGGGTTCAAGCTCGATTCGGGGCCGGATTTCACGCCCGAACAGCTGCTCGCCGCCGTGCGCCGGCATGTCCCCGACGAGGCGTTCGACCTGGTCAGCATCGGCGTGCCCGCGCCGGTGGTGCGCGGGCGCATCGTGCGCGAGCCGCACAACCTCGGCAAGGGCTGGAAGGACTTCGATTTCGCCCGCGCCTTCGGCCGTCCGGTGAAGCTCGTCAACGATGCCGCGATGCAGGCGCTGGGCAGCTACGAAGGCGGTCGCATGCTGTTCCTCGGGCTCGGCACGGGGCTGGGGTCCACCCTGATCGTGGACGGCAGCGTGCAGCCGTTGGAACTGGCCCACATGCCCTATCGCAAGCACAGCTTCGAGCACTACGTCGGCGATCGCGCCCGCGAGCGCTACGGCCTCAAGAAGTGGCGCGCCCGTGTGTTCGCGGTGGTCGAGGCGCTGCGCGACGGCCTGGAGCCGGACTACGTCGTGCTCGGCGGCGGCAACGTGAAGTATCTAGACGAACTGCCCGAAGGCGTGCGCCGCGGCGACAACGCACGGGCTTTCGTGGGCGGGGTTCGACTGTGGGAGATCGCGGCA
- a CDS encoding MFS transporter: MSQFALLGSRRFAPFFWTQALGAFNDNAFRNAMVMLVAFQMGLGERTVSLYANLAPALFILPFFLFSASAGQLAEKYEKTRIIRAVKLFEIVAMLLAAVGFHTHHTGLLLAVLCMMGLHSTVFGPIKYAILPQALAPAELVGGNGLVEMGTQLAMLAGMIAGNSLMLIAGAGPLAASAVTVAVAVAGYLASRRIPPAPPTAPDLEFDWNPLRETARVLAITRADRAVFNAVLGISWFWFFGTVLVAQLPLYTRHALGGDGSVNTLVLTLFSIGTGAGALLCERLSARRVEIGLVPLGAFGLTAFGIDLYLARHGAAAVQGQDWLAFLRAPGNWRVALDLTLIGLFAGLYVVPLFAFVQARAPREKLSRIIAGNNILNALLIVLAAGFGLGLGALGLDAPRIFLAAALLNVLVAAYIFTLVPEFILRFVCWVLVHTLYRVRVEGVERIPEDGPALLVCNHVSFVDPLLLMACVRRPVRFVMYYKIFNLPLLRALFRMAGAIPIAGQKEDPVVLQRAYEAIDAALAAGELVCIFPEGGLTRDGAVAPFRPGVLHILERRPVPVVPMALRGLWGSVWSRRDDLLRRARLPRRLRARVELLVDTPVPPAQVGLAALEARVRALRGERA, encoded by the coding sequence ATGAGCCAATTCGCCCTGCTCGGCAGCCGCCGCTTCGCGCCGTTCTTCTGGACGCAGGCGCTGGGTGCGTTCAACGACAACGCCTTCCGCAACGCGATGGTGATGCTGGTGGCCTTCCAGATGGGCCTGGGCGAACGCACCGTGTCGTTGTATGCCAACCTGGCGCCGGCGCTGTTCATCCTGCCGTTCTTCCTGTTTTCCGCCAGCGCCGGGCAGCTGGCGGAGAAATACGAGAAGACGCGCATCATCCGCGCGGTGAAGCTGTTCGAGATCGTCGCGATGCTGCTCGCCGCGGTGGGCTTCCACACCCATCACACGGGGCTGCTGCTGGCGGTGCTGTGCATGATGGGGCTGCATTCCACCGTGTTCGGCCCGATCAAGTACGCGATCCTGCCGCAGGCGCTCGCGCCTGCCGAGCTGGTCGGCGGCAATGGCCTGGTGGAGATGGGCACGCAGCTGGCGATGCTGGCCGGCATGATCGCCGGCAACTCGCTGATGCTGATCGCGGGCGCGGGGCCGCTGGCCGCCTCGGCGGTCACGGTCGCGGTGGCGGTCGCCGGCTACCTGGCCAGCCGGCGCATTCCGCCGGCGCCGCCGACCGCGCCCGATCTCGAGTTCGACTGGAACCCGCTGCGCGAGACCGCGCGGGTGCTGGCCATCACCCGCGCCGACCGCGCGGTGTTCAACGCGGTGCTGGGCATTTCCTGGTTCTGGTTCTTCGGCACCGTGCTCGTTGCGCAGCTGCCGCTCTACACGCGCCATGCGCTCGGCGGCGATGGCTCGGTGAACACGCTGGTGCTGACCCTGTTCTCGATCGGCACCGGCGCCGGCGCGCTGCTGTGCGAGCGGCTGTCGGCACGGCGCGTGGAGATCGGCCTGGTGCCGCTGGGCGCGTTCGGGCTGACCGCCTTCGGCATCGACCTGTACCTCGCCCGGCACGGCGCGGCGGCGGTGCAGGGGCAGGACTGGCTGGCCTTCCTGCGTGCTCCGGGCAACTGGCGCGTGGCGCTGGACCTCACCCTGATCGGCCTGTTCGCCGGCCTCTACGTGGTGCCGCTGTTCGCCTTCGTGCAGGCGCGCGCGCCGCGCGAGAAGCTCTCGCGCATCATCGCCGGCAACAACATCCTCAATGCGCTGTTGATCGTGCTGGCGGCGGGCTTCGGCCTCGGGCTCGGGGCGCTGGGGCTGGACGCGCCGCGGATCTTCCTCGCCGCGGCCCTGCTCAACGTGCTGGTGGCGGCCTACATCTTCACCCTGGTGCCGGAGTTCATCCTGCGTTTCGTCTGCTGGGTGCTGGTGCACACGCTGTACCGGGTGCGCGTAGAAGGGGTCGAGCGCATCCCCGAGGACGGCCCGGCGCTCCTGGTGTGCAACCACGTCAGCTTCGTGGATCCGCTGCTGCTCATGGCCTGCGTGCGGCGTCCGGTGCGCTTCGTGATGTACTACAAGATCTTCAACCTGCCGCTGCTGCGCGCGCTGTTCCGCATGGCCGGGGCGATTCCCATCGCCGGGCAGAAGGAAGACCCGGTCGTGCTGCAGCGTGCCTACGAGGCGATCGACGCCGCGCTGGCGGCGGGCGAGCTGGTCTGCATTTTTCCCGAGGGCGGGCTGACCCGCGACGGCGCGGTCGCGCCGTTCCGGCCGGGCGTGCTGCACATCCTGGAACGCCGTCCGGTGCCGGTGGTGCCGATGGCCCTGCGCGGGCTGTGGGGCAGCGTCTGGAGCCGGCGCGACGACCTGCTGCGCCGGGCGCGCCTGCCGCGACGCCTGCGCGCCCGCGTGGAGCTGCTGGTGGACACGCCGGTGCCGCCCGCCCAGGTGGGACTGGCGGCGCTGGAAGCGCGTGTGCGCGCGCTGCGCGGCGAGCGGGCCTGA